The sequence agttcatttaaattatataaaatgtttatataattagagaaatataagataatatcaaataaatagttAAGTCTAACGAAATGGTCCAATAatcttatttaaataaaatttttaggactttttttaatagtatatatgttaattttttttgggttatcgTTTCTTGagatattatcatttttagtcTATTTTTATAATCTATATGTTTCATTacgaaaaatttaataaaattttgagttaaaaaaaagagCGATTTgcaaacaaaataagaaaagattaaGTAATTTGCAAGAAtggaaaaatagagaaaataggAGAGAGAAAAAGGTTAAAATGACATATTTAGCCCTATGAATTTctgaaagaaagagaaacaacgatttctttttcgttttaatcaatttcatcaatggagagagagaaggagacgACATAGAAATAAAAAAGCAAGCTTTGATTAACAGCTTAACAGACATCCAATTAGAAGATTCATTTGTGGCTCTGATTCATGCTAAGAGATAAAAGCTGTGATTCATGGTTGAACGACAATGAACGGAAAATAGAGATCTAGCGCAGCGGCGGCGCACCACCAGAAACAGCTCTCCGATAATCAGTTGTTGTATCTTATTGAAGATTCAGTCTGTAGAGTACAATGTTAGCTAGCTTCTTTCTGGGTTTACTTTCATAGCTTCTGTTGCAGGCTTATGAGGTTGTTTGGTGACATGTCAAGAAGAGAAAGTCGCTATGTACTTGACATACTTTTCTATTAGCGTAGCTCTCTTCCTgtatttttatttggtatttttccTTAGTTGTGTTTTTGTGAATATCTTACAATTTTTATAGCTGTCAAAAATATTAGTGTTAAATTAGCTTAGCCGGCTAACAAATATGTTTATAGTttattaaattagtttaaaCGGCCAACAAATATGTTTCAAGCTGTTAAACTAATTTAGCTGGCtaacaaatatatgtttttgtacttattttctttgattttattttgactTTATTTTAGCCggctaataaatattaaatcataTAGTTAATACGTAAATTAGTACagttaaaatgtaatttttatatttttataaattagcaTGGTTATATTTCAGTTTATCCGTATAATTTGCATATTAACTAATGTTTTGAGTTAAAACTACCGGCTATTGGAGTTGATGGTGGTTATGTTAATTAGTAaatgaataatatttaaaatatagctATGTATGATTGAACCAGTGACTAACCGATTTATATAAAATGTCTGAAGTATAGATTGTTGGATGTAAATAGAATGGTTATGTTTTGATTTGTTCAGCTAACAAACCAGTTATCCAGTTATTTTGAATGGTTGTTGGTTATTTAAATTAGTGGTGGacaaacatatataattatccGGTCATTGTTATTGTTAGTTGAATTTTTCAATCAATAGTCAGTTGTTATTATAGATTTAGACCCAAAAATTAGTATCATATCCAATAAGCTAAATAATGCATATTAATTATCCGGATAATATTATTGTTAGTTGTGCATTTCGGAGAGTAGCCGGTTATcattatagcaaaaaaaaaacaagtgaaaTTTATTAACCGGTTATTTCACATAATTACATCACTACTGAAAACttgttattttacaaaatttcatCATTTAACTCTAAACACACcaaattttacattaaattCGAACACATAAAAGTGAATTTCTTGGGGATTCCATACTTTTTGCAtacattttctataataatCCAACCACGAACTGTTGTTCTAATCACATGGTCAGGTTCAGTACCAGCCCCATCAATATATGGTTCACTATTctgcaacaaaacaaaaacttcacACATCGAGTAATTCCTAAAAATAAGTAAGCTCATGATAAGGTAGCCAGGCGAAAAATAGttgaaaataaacataaaaagagGGATGAAGCATATACGCAAAACGACATCCGATAGATCTAAAGTAAAATTATGATCTCTAACTGCAACACTTTTCCCTAAATCTATCGATTCTCCCACATAAATCATCACCCGAGATAAAGACCATACCCTGAGATCTATCTCTCTTCCGTTCAGTCCCGCCGTAGACGACGGCGCTTGGCCATCACCGATATGGTTTCGTCTTCAATCCTCGACCGGTTCAGATTCTGTTAGCCAGTTTTCGGCGACGGTGATTTCACAGGACCATACGCTTAGAGTGTAAGTGGAAAAAGAGATGTTACGGAGACATCTTCATGCGATAATGACTCAgctcttgaaagttgaaactcCCCAAACTTAGATTTCCATTTAACATCACCGGCTTCTCTCTTCGATCTGTtctgagagagagaaaaaacaaatgataaaacaattaaaaaatgaaaatactgaaaaatagaaaaataaattaataagctTTGTGTATAGGGGACAGGGGCAGCAGTGGTATTATGAAAATTGAACAGTGAAAATTCCATTTTTACAAATATAGCTGTTATGTTTGTATAGGGAGTGCAATTActctaaaaaaaatctatagcaCATGGCACGTGGATCATATTATCATAACAACCGgctaacatttttaaaaaaataacatgcACGTACAATCTTGTAAAAAGTCACACATTTCATGATACTTGTGATATTCTATTCCAACAAGGATCGGTGCTCTTTTATTTAGGTGGGAAGCTAAAATATCAAGAATTAGAAAAGAATCCAAAGATTCATGGTATATTCATCGCAGTgtagtaaaaaataaaactctTTCTTTTCtgtcaaacaaataaaaactcttattatatattcaaataaagtttaaaaaaaaacgcaaTAATGCTAAGAACACGATTACACGAGAGCAGTCGATTCATATGGTTCTCTTCTCGATGTACCAAATGTCCCCAAAAATCAACCACATGGCTGAAATTTGCTCAAATTAGGCCTTCACCTTTACCTGTAAAACATACAAATATATCCATATTACAatggttcaaaaaaaaaaaaaaaaaaaaatccatattaCAAATgacatatattcatattttattgaGGAATATTCATTTTAACCACCCTTTTTACTTTTAGATTTACAGTATATCTAGGTCAATCTGATATTTAGGGAGCAATAAACATTTTTACGTTAATTTTactaaaaagaaattcaaaattttggaaCCCAACAGTTCTTTAAAATTTGGAAGCCAAAACAAATATCTCATCCAGCTATACTCAATATCCCATGCATAATTAATAACAATAAGTTAATACAATTTTGAATTGATGTAGTACAATTGATAAAGTGGTTAttagaaaaacaaaagtttAGGTTAATATCAGTATATTATCATTTCAACGATATTAAAGATAAGGATAAGGTTTGCAAAACATATACCAACGTAATGGCCAATGGGTATCATAGGTTTGTGATGCGCTAATTTGGTCTAACCGACAGAATCTCCTCGTACAATAAATTATATGGCTGAGCTGTTGATGATGTGTAGATGTGTAGTAATAAGTGTATATAAAGAAACCAATATAGTTATTTGTAGACAGACAAAAACAAGAGGTGATAATCGGATGCACATGGAAATGAATGAGAGTAAGTGATGAAGAGATAAGAATTGGAAATGAAAGAAGGAAAGTGAGAGTGGAGAACTCAAATGTAGGTGATAGACAGTAGTTAGTTTAAAGCCTAATTTAGGCGTGTTACTTAACTACGATTAGAAATGGTTTGGACAAGATATATTTATTGATCGCTTTGGCAGGATTGGCAAAGCTTAATAGCCAACAAAACATAATGAATGTACTAGAATGTCAATGCATCCTGTGTAATGTTTATTTTTGTACGCTATGCCAAACGATCACGATATATATAATCTCTAACCCGATTTCGGTATAACGAATACTATTAACCGATTAACGATTAGTATGATACTTTTCATTTGCGAAAAACTGACAAACTAACAACACCAACACAGAAAAAATACAAGTGGAGTTCAATGCGATTGGGGAAGAGAAAAAATACTAATGGAGATTGAAAAGGAGTTGGAGCAAATTAAAGAGAAACAGAGGTATGAAGTGAAGGATATTGATTTGTGGAGAAGGGAGTCAGGGTTCAAACCAAACTTCTCAACTCATGAAACGTGGAAGTTGACAAGGGCAAGTGGAGTTCAATGCGATTGGGGAAGATGCACCTGGTTCTCTCAAGCAACGCCGAAATTTGCGTTCCTGACTTGGCTAGCTATGCGAGACAGATTAGCTACCATGGATCGAGTTTCAAGCTGGAGCCAAGGTGTTGACACAACTTGTATCCTATGCAAAAGTGCCTCTGAATCGCGTAAGCATCTGTTCTTTGAGTGTTCTTATGCTTCACAGATATGGGAACACCTCATGAGAGGAATTCTACGCAGCGCGTACTCTGTTAAGTGGGATGACCTCATAAGGCTACTTACTGATTCGGGTATGGACAAGAAAAAGCGCTTCTGTTTTCGCTACACTTTCCAAGTGACTCTGTACTCCCTGTGGAGAGAACGAAACAAGAGGCGGCACGGTGAGCAAGCTATGCCGGCAAGGGTTTTATCTAAGCTCACTGATAAGGCCGTTCGTAATAAGCTCAGTCTGATTCAGTTGAAGGGTGTCAAAGGTCTGGAGAACATTTTGCAGTACTGGTTTGCTACTAGAGTGTAAATAGGAGACTGGTTGGACATGAAGTTTTGCTCGGGTTTTAGCAGAAAGTGTATAGGAAATGGGATAGGAgtagaatttttttcatataaaggtCTCACTTGATGTAAAAAggttttttgatgaataaaatttagcattcattcaaaaaaaaaaaaatacaaaacaaagaaaaaaaagcttaAATTGCTGCAAAACAAGTTTGTTAGAAAAACTTCAGTAAACTGTAAAGGAAGAACCTTAATTAAAAATCCGAAAACTCGAACTAATTAGTAAGTAGTAGAAAAAATTAGGACACTAAAACTGAAAATACACCTTAGAAATCTGTAAATATCatgtataaataaatgtataataatacAGTTTTAGTTTAGGATGGTTCGGATTAGGGTCTCGTAGTATACTCGTCGTAGGGTTAACAGTTAccttacataaatattttgcaACTCTACACATTTTTAATGTACTTGCAAGATGCAATACATATATATCTAGGCTTGAAGCAGAGCAAATTAGATATGGGCCGTTGTAACTATGGGCTATATGGCCCATATAGAAACTTAAAAGGCCAGCAATAAAAGAAGATATGCTGTCGATAATCCGAAGCTAGAGGCTCTCATACTCACTTCCACTACAGCAGATAGATAAGACGAAACAATAATGTCTGTGTCAGCGATCTTTGGCACCGGACTCGTCACCGTCGCTGCTTCTCCGGCTCTTCGCCAGTTTCAAATCCCTAAACTGGGAAACGGAGGAGGTCTGGGAATGGTGATAGAGTGTTCGTCGAGGCCGCAGAAGAAATCGACGGCACATCACAGGAAGACGAGGCCGAAGAAGACGCAGCCTTGGGACATTAAGAGAAAGCCCACCGTTTAtgctcctcttcctcctctcccTCCGGATTGGTCTCCTCTCGCTCTTTCATCCGACGGTAGTACTGTCACTTCCGCTGGAGATTTGGTTCCAGGCGCCGCCGCGTAGTTACGAGTTATCTATCTGCTGGTCTGGTTGTAATCTTGTCTGAAAGCTTTTGTTATTTGTCTGTTTCTGTTAATTCAGTTTTCTTCAGATGTACGGTGTATTGAATGGAACAAactgcagtttttttttttttttaagctttcctctgtttttggttttaaatgTCGGAGCTTTATGCTCATCAACATGGACTTATAAAAACACCAAACGAAAAGATAGCACTTGGAGAAAGTAAGTCAAATCAAAACTGAAAAAGGGCGGTAATAGTAGTATAAAGTTTCGATATATGAGAATGTAGTTCTTTTCATTGTCATCTATGCTGCTATTCTCTATATTTGGGAGACATAAACTGCATCAAGATCTGATCGAGTTCAAGTCAAAACTGAAACAAAGAGGTTTTATCTAGTATTGATGTTTGTTTCCGGTTTAATCGAGTTTCGTGTTAACTCAATTCAACTCTAGCTGTGTAAGCATGTAATTTTTTGAATGGACTCTATCTAACAAAGGTTTAGCTTTCGTTTTCATTACATGCTCTCACTTGTTTATATGAAGCCTTGCGATTGAGATTTATGTTAAATCATTTTTGaatctttatatttataaattgtttaaatgATTTAAGTTTCAACTTTAAAGTGAAATCATAATGTATATGTATGTTTGGCTTTTATAAACTCACATGGCTAAAAGCTAGTCTTTATCATAGTTTAATTACAAAGTTTTATTAGCCAGCAATAAGGATGTTTTTGGATCTTGTGAttcgttgttttttttttttttttttttctgtaacataTTCGTTGTTTATTATACGATTAATTTACCAAACTCAAAATGGCAAAAAAATGTGAGATATACAACATATAATATGATCGTATTAACTTTTTACAATACGCATACGAATTAGCTTAATCATTTTATCAAATACTGAAATACATTCTACAACCCCCTTTTTTTTGCGTTTGAGCTGTTTAGCCTTTAGAGTACGTTAATGTTCTAAATAATGAAATGAAAATTAATCGTCTTTCTTCATTAAATGCTCGTGTGAACTCTTCGAGATCTAAATCCACCGACAAACCAAATTTAAGGATGCATATGCAATTCGCTTGCTACTTAAAGTCAGTATGTGACTGTTGCTCAATTtatttgctgtgaatcttgtGATCGACAATTTGTCGTAATAAACTAGCACATAATAcaaatgatttaaatatttagttaaccTATGGTTTTCATCTATATTGTAATCAAATTACTACCTCTCAATAAGGCATTTTGTTGACGTTGATAAGGAAAAAAGCAGCACATTGTTGACTGTTTTCTCTGTTTGCAACAGCACCGTCTTCttcgtttattattttaaaactcatAATACACATACACAATTTTCAGTACCCCAATGTCCAAACTGGTTATTGAACTTGTAATATTTTCACAAGTCCCGCAAAATAGCTTATAATAATCAAGTAGTGTATGTGCGCTATGGTTAGACTGATAAACCTTTGAGTGAAATAATAAAACTGAGGATTAATGATTGGTGACATGCTGATCCCACTATGCATATGTATTATATTCATAGACTAATAGTATGTATTATGTAATATGGACTTTCAGTCTTATGGATGGTTTAAACTTTAACGCAGGATTAATAACACTGAGGCTTAAAAATTAGTTTACAGAAATCTATTATTGTACCCGTCAAATTTTGGTGTATCATCACTAGTATGCaaaatttaatgttataaaatgaacataaagaaaattcaaaaattagcTCAGGAAAGAGTAACAATCAAAGGAAGCGATGAGGTTAATAAAAGATGAATTAATGTTTGGTGGCCAAACAACAAGATTAAGACCACTCACCAGTTTGTTTATGAATCTTAACAgtaacatttatatattatggTCCATAACCATATATAACCCCTACCTACTACTATACTCACTGAACAGTTGCACCATAAATATCATATGATCCCTGTACAGGGTATATAGCTCACTtgattattaaaatatacattttggTGGAGGTTTGTGTCTTTTCTCTCGTTCGAAATTTTCTAAGTAGAGAAAAACTTACAACTTAAAAATGCACTGTTACAAGCTGGTTCAAAATCAATGTAAATTTAGATCgtaaaatatgacaaaaaatTTGTGTTAATTATAATCAGtatgtaaatatgtataatatgaTGGATGATTGATAAGTACAACAACAAAAGTTAATTACTTGACCTAATAAGCCGTGGCGCTAACCAGTTTAGCTCAACTGCAGAAACTTTGATGGATGAGTTGACAACTAATGCTCCTTATGTTTCACAGTAGATGATATTTTAGAGTAAtgcataaatattaaaaattgaatatgtttaaaaaaatagttttaaaaatataatttaaaaattattcaatcAATTACGTAAATGATTGaaaaatctaattaattatacagtttccaataaaatttaaaataacataaaaatattaaaacaccaataatttttttaaacatcatCTATTCTGAAAatttatagaagaaaataaaacatcattGGTAGGAAAGAAAAATTAATGTGAAGTAGTCCAAAAGTATTATTGTTATGACTAAGAtgtgtatatgttgtattttataaGATTTTGAATGTTGATATAAATAGTAGAAACTGAATTCACTAGTTAAATAAgttaaattttatgaatttcATGAAAAATAATACTCAGGATCAGTCACAGTCTCCGACCTGGTTTCCAAAACGCTGTGGAACAGGCCTCGATGTCGATACTCTTCGCGGTCACACTAAAAACGCCGTCGTATATACTGGTGGAAATGTGAATCTCCACCAACCTCCGTGGGTCCCACGCCACCACCCACTCCTACTAAGAAGCCCTCCCACGTACACCAACTCCCCTTCACGTTTTAATTCCCTTAATATACTTTTATAAATAcgtttgatataaaaaaatgattggACTTCACTTTACTGCTgtcataaacttttttttttttagtgaacttaacaaataaaaatatcaatataacCAACTGTACAAGAAATTtgtaatcaaaatatttacatGTATCGCATAATCGTATTTTCTAGCCACAGTTGATTAATCCGACTTAAATTTGGTATATTCCAGGGGAATAAATACAgccgtaaaaaaaaagaaagaattaaaaattaaagaaatgaTTATTTCCGAAAATATCCAGCACCACCAGATCTCTCTCAACAGTAGTTTTTGGCTATAAATAAAGTCACAGAGGCCACTCTCCTTCCTCGTCCTCTCCCTCTCTTCTCCTCGTAGCCAACCCTTTCTTCTCCGATTCTCCCTCCGCGAGGTACGTCCCCGTGACTCTATCGCTTCCCCACGTCTCCCTTATTTAGCTCCCTCTCCCTTCTCATTTCATTTCTCCCTCTCCAGGTTGTTGTTGGTTATTAGAGTGATTTGATTAGAATTTGATTTCTCCTCGATCGGTTAGTTTCATCACTTAGATCTAAACGGTGAGAGAGTTCGTCGATTACAGATCTGAGCTTTGATTAGTGTCGGTCGATTTGTAGATCTTGTGGATCCGGATCTGTAGATCAGATCCGCTTAAAAATATCTCGTAGTGACAAACGTTTGATTTCTACTTCGGAGTAACTCATCTCACTTATCATCTCAATTCATATAATACGACAAAAAAACTACCTAcctacttttagatttttattttttttaacacgtGAATATTTAAATCTGCCACTTTCTTGGAGTTTGAAACTTTGGCTCCAAATGTTTCCAACCTCTTCGCACCGCACTTAACactaacaaaaatctctacatatatctatatgtttttataactgttaaaaccgcaccgcagttaTACCGCTCAATCTGCTATTACCATTCGGAACCtttgttttattatctttttttatattGATCTTGAATTGTTTTTTACTGTTTGATGcagtaaaagtaaaaaaatcgAAATGGCGTCACACATTGTTGGATACCCTCGC is a genomic window of Brassica napus cultivar Da-Ae chromosome A2, Da-Ae, whole genome shotgun sequence containing:
- the LOC125589022 gene encoding uncharacterized protein LOC125589022 gives rise to the protein MEIEKELEQIKEKQRYEVKDIDLWRRESGFKPNFSTHETWKLTRASGVQCDWGRCTWFSQATPKFAFLTWLAMRDRLATMDRVSSWSQGVDTTCILCKSASESRKHLFFECSYASQIWEHLMRGILRSAYSVKWDDLIRLLTDSGMDKKKRFCFRYTFQVTLYSLWRERNKRRHGEQAMPARVLSKLTDKAVRNKLSLIQLKGVKGLENILQYWFATRV
- the LOC125582439 gene encoding 50S ribosomal protein 6, chloroplastic-like produces the protein MSVSAIFGTGLVTVAASPALRQFQIPKLGNGGGLGMVIECSSRPQKKSTAHHRKTRPKKTQPWDIKRKPTVYAPLPPLPPDWSPLALSSDGSTVTSAGDLVPGAAA